One segment of Brassica napus cultivar Da-Ae chromosome C3, Da-Ae, whole genome shotgun sequence DNA contains the following:
- the LOC106388588 gene encoding uncharacterized isomerase BH0283-like encodes TQNLPLKQSRSYFYIYVLIYITVCESCKEAGIKRKKERRRGVINMIMKKPVNYFVVDAFTDSAFKGNPAVVCFLDGENKRDDSWLQSLAAEFNLPMTCFLTPITGSNPLYPPRFILRWFTRLVEMDICAHATLASAHILFSNGLVGSSDIVEFATQSGILIAKKVPEEGSFLVELSLPEILTCEYNSNDVSIFSKALSGATIVDIKGTTTDSTISKALNGVPKAASTDKIIVVLPSWESVKELQPIRDDILKCPGKMLVVTAAAPPGSAYDFISRVFGPKIGVDESPVCGSAHCALADYWSLKMNKCDFLAYAASPRSGTVKIHFDKEKQRVLLTGKAVTVMKGSVLV; translated from the exons ACGCAGAACTTGCCTCTAAAACAATCAAGGTCTTATTTCTACATTTATGTTCTGATATATATAACTGTGTGCGAAAGTTGTAAAGAGGCAGGtatcaaaagaaagaaagaaagaagaagaggtgTGATAAATATGATCATGAAGAAGCCTGTGAACTACTTTGTG GTTGATGCATTCACTGACTCAGCCTTCAAAGGGAACCCAGCAGTAGTGTGCTTTCTTGATGGGGAGAACAAGAGAGACGACTCTTGGCTTCAGTCCCTCGCCGCTGAGTTCAACCTTCCCATGACTTGTTTTCTTACTCCGATCACCGGATCCAATCCTCTTTATCCCCCACGTTTCATACTCCGGTGGTTCACACGCTTAGTCGAG atGGATATTTGTGCCCATGCAACATTAGCATCTGCTCACATTCTCTTCTCAAACGGTTTGGTTGGTTCCTCTGACATAGTCGAGTTTGCTACCCAATCTGGGATTCTTATTGCTAAAAAGGTTCCAGAAGAAGGATCCTTCTTGGTCGAACTGAGTTTACCTGAGATTCTTACATGTGAGTACAACTCAAATGATGTCTCCATCTTCTCCAAAGCCTTAAGCGGGGCTACCATTGTTGACATCAAAGGAACTACAACAGATAGCACCATCTCAAAAGCCTTGAATGGAGTTCCAAAGGCTGCTTCAACCGATAAAATCATC GTTGTACTTCCATCTTGGGAATCTGTCAAAGAACTGCAGCCAATAAGGGATGATATCTTGAAATGTCCCGGTAAAATGTTAGTTGTTACTGCTGCTGCTCCTCCGGGATCTGCCTATGATTTCATTTCTCGTGTCTTCGGCCCCAAGATAGGAGTTGATGAG AGCCCTGTCTGTGGAAGTGCACATTGTGCATTAGCAGATTATTGGAGCCTCAAGATGAACAAATGTGACTTCCTGGCTTACGCG GCTTCGCCTAGGAGTGGAACAGTCAAGATTCATTTTGATAAGGAGAAGCAGAGGGTCTTGCTTACTGGCAAAGCTGTGACTGTGATGAAAGGCTCTGTCTTAGTATAA
- the LOC125583683 gene encoding small nuclear ribonucleoprotein SmD1b-like — protein MNTHLKAVKLTLKGKNPVALDHLSVRGNNIRYYILPDSLNLETLLVEDTSRIKPKKPTAGKVPPGGRGRGRGRGRGRGGRGGR, from the exons ATGAACACTCACTTAAAAGCAGTGAAACTCactttgaaagggaagaatccagTCGCATTAGACCACTTAAGTGTCAGGGGAAACAACATTCGCTATTATATTCTTCCGGACTCCTTGAATCTCGAGACTTTGCTGGTCGAAGACACATCAAGAATCAAACCGAAAAAACCAACTGCAG GAAAAGTTCCACCAGGTGGTCGTGGACGTGGGCGTGGAAGAGGTCGTGGACGTGGCGGCCGGGGTGGTCGTTAA